One segment of Anatilimnocola aggregata DNA contains the following:
- a CDS encoding chemotaxis protein CheX, with translation MRADYINPFISALVNTFETMLSCQLTRGPLYLRGHETQLHDVSGVIGLSGHAQGTVVLSLEKQVALQAAATLLLCETTELNDDVVDAVGELTNMVAGSAKAKLEEYQLSISLPSVILGAGHLVRFPSDVTPICVPFTCPWGALKIEVGLTDMRSSAANAGAAAMANAN, from the coding sequence ATGCGTGCCGATTACATCAATCCGTTTATCAGCGCACTCGTCAACACGTTCGAGACGATGCTCTCGTGCCAACTCACGCGCGGCCCGCTCTATTTGCGGGGGCACGAGACGCAACTGCACGACGTCAGTGGCGTGATTGGCTTGAGCGGACATGCGCAAGGGACCGTCGTGCTGAGCTTGGAGAAGCAAGTGGCTTTACAAGCTGCTGCGACCCTGCTGTTGTGCGAGACGACCGAACTGAACGACGATGTAGTTGATGCGGTGGGCGAACTGACGAACATGGTCGCCGGCAGTGCCAAGGCGAAGCTCGAAGAATATCAACTGTCGATCAGCTTACCGAGCGTGATTCTGGGGGCGGGACACCTGGTTCGCTTTCCCTCGGATGTCACGCCAATCTGCGTCCCTTTCACTTGTCCGTGGGGCGCGCTCAAAATTGAAGTGGGCCTGACCGACATGCGGTCGTCGGCTGCAAATGCTGGCGCGGCAGCAATGGCCAACGCCAACTAG
- the menC gene encoding o-succinylbenzoate synthase, with amino-acid sequence MKIDRIDLFHVAMPLISPWRTAYGEDASIHAVLCRMTSGSLVGWGESSPLAAPCYSPEWGGGIFAVCRDWLAPALLGQDVTSGEDLQRRIGHFKGNPFAKAVLDTAWWSLASRVQNKPVHELLGAYAGCTPRDEVAVGADFGVLDTVDELLPCIDAAVKDRFPRIKLKFRPGWDLPMLRAVRERHPTHPIHIDCNSGYRLSDLPLFQQVDELNLAMIEQPLQHDDLVDHAQLQRSIRTPVCLDESLITLRQAQQAIALGSCRYANIKPGRVGGLTNAVQLHNEFQRAGIPCWVGGMLESAAGAALCVSLAMLPNFTYPADIFPSSRFYHQDLSDPPLELIRTREGLPGVRAPRELPEPNSDRLSRVTVQRASLT; translated from the coding sequence ATGAAGATCGACCGGATCGATTTGTTTCACGTTGCCATGCCGCTGATCTCGCCGTGGCGCACTGCCTATGGCGAAGACGCTTCGATTCATGCCGTCCTCTGCCGAATGACGAGTGGCTCGCTGGTGGGTTGGGGAGAAAGTTCTCCGCTCGCCGCTCCTTGCTACAGCCCGGAATGGGGCGGCGGCATCTTTGCCGTCTGCCGCGATTGGCTCGCGCCGGCACTGCTTGGGCAGGATGTCACCAGTGGCGAAGATCTGCAGCGCCGCATCGGTCACTTTAAAGGCAACCCCTTCGCCAAGGCAGTGCTCGATACCGCCTGGTGGAGCCTGGCTAGCCGCGTGCAGAACAAACCGGTGCATGAATTGTTAGGAGCATACGCCGGCTGCACGCCGCGCGATGAAGTGGCCGTTGGTGCTGATTTCGGCGTCCTCGATACGGTCGATGAACTGCTGCCGTGCATTGATGCAGCTGTCAAAGATCGCTTTCCGCGCATCAAGCTCAAGTTCCGGCCGGGCTGGGACCTTCCCATGTTGCGCGCCGTGCGCGAGCGCCATCCCACGCATCCCATCCACATCGATTGCAACAGTGGCTATCGCCTCAGCGACTTGCCCCTCTTTCAACAGGTCGATGAACTGAACCTGGCAATGATCGAGCAACCGTTGCAGCACGACGACCTGGTCGACCATGCCCAGCTGCAGCGTTCGATTCGGACCCCTGTCTGTCTCGACGAAAGCCTGATTACCTTGCGGCAAGCGCAGCAGGCCATCGCGCTGGGAAGTTGCCGCTATGCGAACATCAAGCCGGGGCGCGTCGGCGGTCTGACGAACGCGGTGCAGTTGCACAATGAATTCCAGCGGGCAGGCATTCCGTGCTGGGTGGGTGGCATGCTGGAGAGTGCCGCGGGCGCCGCGCTATGCGTCTCGCTGGCGATGCTGCCAAACTTCACTTATCCGGCCGATATTTTTCCCAGCAGTCGCTTTTATCATCAGGATCTGAGCGATCCGCCGCTGGAACTGATTCGCACGCGCGAGGGACTTCCCGGCGTCCGAGCGCCGCGCGAACTACCCGAGCCAAATAGCGATCGCTTGAGTCGCGTGACGGTGCAGCGCGCGAGCTTAACTTAG
- a CDS encoding ABC transporter ATP-binding protein: MVANHPMIELRRLHRFFGKTKAVNDVSFEVPRGTVFGYIGPNGAGKTTSMRILASLELPTYGDAFVDGFSVINDPDRVRRRLGFMPDYFGTYADVNVEEYLDFFARSYGLIGRERHQRLQYVMHFTGLDVLKEKPIRGLSKGMKQRLCLGRAMVHDPAVLILDEPANGLDPRARIELREMIRELAARGTTVLVSSHILTELAEMCDRVAILERGQLLALGTVAEIQKQQQPQREVNVGVLGDPTSLLQWLTVRTDVADVRLNAHSIRFAHQGERESEAALLREMLQAGFAVCEFGSHNRSLEDVFLAVTKGLVQ; the protein is encoded by the coding sequence ATGGTCGCCAACCATCCCATGATTGAGCTTCGCCGCTTGCATCGCTTCTTCGGCAAGACGAAGGCAGTGAACGACGTCTCGTTCGAGGTGCCGCGGGGAACCGTGTTCGGCTATATCGGTCCCAACGGCGCGGGCAAGACAACGAGCATGCGGATTCTCGCCTCGCTCGAACTGCCAACCTATGGCGATGCTTTCGTCGATGGTTTCTCGGTCATTAACGATCCTGACCGCGTCCGTCGCCGCCTGGGCTTCATGCCCGATTATTTCGGCACTTATGCCGACGTGAATGTCGAAGAGTATCTCGATTTTTTCGCGCGGTCGTATGGCCTCATCGGCCGCGAGCGGCATCAACGCCTGCAATACGTCATGCACTTCACGGGGCTGGATGTGCTGAAAGAAAAACCAATTCGCGGGCTGTCGAAAGGAATGAAGCAGCGTCTCTGCCTGGGGCGGGCAATGGTCCACGATCCGGCGGTCTTGATTCTCGACGAACCGGCCAATGGCCTCGATCCCCGCGCGCGGATCGAACTGCGCGAAATGATTCGCGAGTTGGCGGCGCGCGGAACGACGGTCCTGGTCAGCTCGCACATCCTTACCGAACTGGCCGAAATGTGCGATCGCGTGGCGATTCTCGAGCGGGGGCAACTCCTCGCGCTGGGCACGGTCGCCGAAATCCAAAAACAACAGCAGCCCCAGCGCGAAGTGAACGTGGGAGTGCTAGGCGATCCCACGAGTCTGCTGCAGTGGTTGACCGTCCGCACGGACGTCGCCGATGTGCGACTCAACGCTCACTCCATTCGCTTTGCCCATCAAGGGGAGCGCGAGTCCGAAGCCGCGCTGCTCCGCGAGATGTTGCAGGCCGGTTTTGCGGTCTGCGAATTCGGCAGCCATAACCGCTCGCTGGAAGACGTCTTTCTGGCCGTGACCAAAGGACTTGTGCAATGA
- a CDS encoding NHL repeat-containing protein, which translates to MRTTIPAALVAAALTFFGTSLVTAAEITTVAGTGQPTNNGNAGLGTKMNVGDPFGVEIGPDGALYITEVRNHRVLKLDLKTGQLTTVAGTGKKGYAGDGGPATAAELNEPYEVRFDRAGNMIFVEMQNHVIRRVDAKTGIISTVAGTGVAGFSGDDGPALKAQFKQPHSIALDPADNIYVADIGNHRIRRIDATLGVVTTIAGNGERKPPVDGERAAGNPMIGPRALIIADGTLWIALREGHSLWQMKFSDGLLKHVGGTGKKGFTGDGGPATAATFDGPKGIALGADKKLYVVDTENHAIRAIDTTAGLVTTIAGMGPKHKGGSGDGGPATEAKLDRPHGICVGPDGAVYIGDTLNHRVRRVK; encoded by the coding sequence ATGCGCACGACCATTCCAGCGGCCCTCGTTGCGGCGGCACTTACTTTTTTCGGAACATCGCTCGTTACTGCGGCCGAGATCACCACGGTTGCCGGCACCGGCCAACCGACGAACAACGGCAATGCCGGGCTCGGCACCAAAATGAACGTGGGCGATCCGTTTGGCGTGGAGATCGGTCCCGACGGCGCGCTCTACATCACTGAAGTGCGCAATCATCGGGTCCTCAAACTCGACCTCAAGACAGGCCAGCTGACAACGGTCGCGGGGACGGGCAAGAAGGGTTACGCGGGAGATGGCGGACCAGCGACTGCGGCCGAATTGAATGAACCTTATGAAGTGCGGTTCGATCGCGCGGGGAACATGATCTTTGTCGAAATGCAGAATCACGTCATTCGCCGTGTCGATGCCAAGACGGGAATCATTTCGACGGTCGCCGGCACCGGTGTCGCCGGTTTTAGTGGCGACGATGGCCCGGCCCTCAAGGCCCAGTTCAAACAGCCGCATAGCATCGCGCTCGATCCCGCAGACAATATCTATGTCGCCGATATCGGCAATCATCGGATTCGCCGCATCGACGCCACCTTGGGCGTGGTCACTACCATCGCGGGCAATGGCGAACGGAAACCGCCGGTCGATGGCGAGCGGGCCGCAGGGAACCCGATGATCGGCCCTCGCGCCCTGATCATTGCCGATGGCACGCTCTGGATCGCCTTGCGCGAAGGACACAGCCTGTGGCAAATGAAGTTCAGCGACGGCCTGCTGAAGCACGTCGGCGGTACGGGCAAAAAGGGTTTCACTGGCGACGGCGGACCGGCCACCGCGGCCACCTTCGATGGACCCAAGGGGATCGCGCTGGGTGCCGATAAGAAGTTGTACGTGGTCGATACCGAAAACCACGCGATCCGCGCGATCGATACCACTGCGGGCCTGGTGACCACCATTGCTGGCATGGGGCCGAAGCACAAAGGTGGCTCTGGCGATGGCGGACCGGCGACCGAGGCGAAACTCGACCGCCCCCACGGGATTTGCGTCGGTCCCGACGGGGCCGTCTACATTGGCGACACGCTCAATCACCGCGTTCGCCGGGTGAAGTAG
- a CDS encoding HYExAFE family protein yields the protein MTKRDNHYELAFEAYLQRRQIPYVAVDETRRSAAGLPTGGQTANGTGTRGHGSPTLKSLDFIVSPRLIAADSPGSWLVDIKGRRFPTGSRKQYWKNWSTADELRSLAHWESIFAGRFHGLLVFAYNVIGDRAPLPADQLFEFRSGVYAFLGIRLDHYAGWSRTLSPRWQTVSMPTPRFRALARPTDEIFGISPTGQTQVA from the coding sequence ATGACCAAGCGCGACAATCACTACGAGTTGGCTTTTGAAGCCTATTTGCAGCGGCGACAAATTCCGTATGTAGCCGTCGACGAGACCCGCCGCAGTGCGGCGGGCTTGCCGACCGGCGGCCAGACGGCCAATGGAACTGGAACACGTGGGCACGGCTCGCCCACGCTCAAGAGTCTCGACTTTATCGTCTCGCCGCGCTTGATCGCGGCCGATTCCCCCGGTTCGTGGCTCGTCGATATCAAAGGGCGCCGCTTTCCCACCGGCAGCCGCAAGCAGTATTGGAAGAACTGGTCGACCGCCGACGAACTGCGCAGCCTGGCCCACTGGGAATCGATTTTCGCGGGGCGCTTTCACGGACTGCTCGTGTTTGCCTACAACGTGATTGGCGATCGGGCGCCCCTCCCTGCCGACCAGCTGTTCGAATTCCGGAGTGGGGTCTATGCCTTTCTCGGTATCCGCCTGGATCACTACGCGGGTTGGTCCCGGACTCTCTCGCCCCGCTGGCAAACCGTCAGCATGCCCACGCCGCGCTTTCGCGCGCTGGCCCGTCCCACCGATGAGATCTTCGGCATCTCGCCCACTGGCCAGACGCAGGTTGCTTAA
- a CDS encoding NUDIX domain-containing protein: MWANRMLLREKWPQFDDRRGTSKLSAGLLMYRQLDEQLLVFLVHPSGPYLRNQDLGTWSVPKGEIEPGEVVLNAACRRFTEEVGVPAFGPFIPLGPAYERSGNVVHSWAFEAGSEPAGGECNSREVDRAEWFTPEAAKLRIDPAQAWWIDEVVARVRPGR; the protein is encoded by the coding sequence ATGTGGGCAAATAGGATGTTGCTGCGAGAGAAATGGCCGCAATTCGACGACCGCCGAGGGACGTCGAAACTAAGTGCTGGTCTGCTGATGTACCGGCAACTTGACGAACAACTGCTGGTGTTCCTGGTCCATCCCAGTGGCCCTTATCTTCGGAATCAGGATTTGGGAACCTGGTCGGTGCCAAAGGGTGAGATCGAGCCCGGCGAAGTTGTGCTCAATGCCGCTTGCCGCAGATTCACCGAGGAAGTGGGTGTGCCCGCCTTCGGCCCGTTCATTCCCCTGGGACCGGCCTACGAGCGTAGCGGCAACGTCGTCCATAGTTGGGCCTTTGAAGCGGGGAGCGAACCTGCGGGGGGCGAGTGTAATTCTCGCGAAGTGGATCGAGCGGAATGGTTCACTCCTGAAGCGGCGAAACTCAGGATTGATCCTGCTCAAGCCTGGTGGATTGACGAAGTCGTCGCGCGCGTGCGACCCGGCCGCTGA
- a CDS encoding carboxylesterase family protein — protein MKQLLMVFLGWVLGFAVCCAVAIGQESAKPAEVLPQFETRVHAEGESKLPYRLLVPKDYDKAHAWPLIIWLHGSGEIGDNNTAPIRPLGSTFLADKKRCPAFVMVPQCPPGDSWLGVGLNKPAEITEASRLVIATIAELRQEFNIDDRRLYISGFSMGSCGAWDLLSRYPNLFAAAVHIAGPPGDRPGLAPIIKHLPLWVFHGDRDNTAPVESSRTIVAALKEAGSNVKYTEYRGGGHELARPLAEPDLLPWLLAQQRTEPADFTQQTVPDSASLITKTLPDKTRGTWKGPAERTRHAVPSLAIDNVRYRLKAASHAKPGVEEFLTKIGQKEFNGNVQLTGTIELTKQAWILVEEIEAK, from the coding sequence ATGAAACAACTGCTGATGGTGTTTCTCGGGTGGGTGCTAGGCTTCGCAGTTTGCTGCGCAGTTGCGATTGGCCAAGAATCGGCAAAGCCCGCTGAAGTGCTGCCGCAGTTCGAAACGCGCGTGCATGCCGAGGGTGAGAGCAAGCTCCCTTATCGGTTGCTAGTGCCCAAAGACTACGACAAGGCTCACGCCTGGCCGCTGATTATTTGGCTCCATGGCAGCGGCGAAATCGGCGACAACAACACTGCGCCGATTCGTCCGCTGGGCAGCACTTTTCTGGCCGATAAAAAGCGCTGCCCGGCCTTCGTGATGGTACCGCAATGTCCGCCCGGAGATTCATGGCTGGGCGTGGGGCTGAACAAGCCAGCCGAGATTACCGAAGCCTCGCGCCTGGTGATTGCGACGATTGCCGAACTGCGGCAAGAGTTCAACATCGACGATCGGCGACTCTACATCAGCGGTTTCTCGATGGGAAGTTGCGGCGCATGGGATCTACTCAGCCGTTACCCGAATTTGTTCGCTGCGGCGGTCCACATTGCCGGGCCACCGGGCGATCGGCCGGGGCTCGCGCCGATCATCAAGCACCTGCCGCTGTGGGTCTTTCATGGCGATCGGGATAACACCGCCCCGGTCGAAAGTTCAAGGACTATCGTCGCCGCCCTGAAAGAAGCTGGCAGTAACGTGAAATACACCGAGTATCGTGGTGGCGGACACGAACTCGCTCGGCCGCTGGCCGAGCCCGATCTACTCCCTTGGCTGCTCGCACAGCAGCGAACCGAGCCAGCCGATTTCACACAACAAACGGTTCCAGACTCCGCGTCACTCATCACCAAGACTTTGCCGGACAAAACTCGCGGCACCTGGAAAGGCCCCGCGGAGCGAACGCGTCACGCCGTCCCCAGCCTGGCCATCGATAACGTTCGCTATCGCCTGAAAGCTGCTAGCCACGCCAAGCCAGGCGTAGAAGAGTTTTTGACCAAGATCGGCCAGAAAGAATTCAATGGCAACGTGCAGTTGACTGGCACGATTGAACTTACCAAGCAGGCTTGGATTCTGGTGGAAGAGATTGAGGCCAAGTGA
- a CDS encoding RNA polymerase sigma factor: MDTTPVSLLERLRQPGDGRAWSRFVDLYSPLLLTWVRRAGLQQADADDVVQDVFVILVRQLPQFIYNPNQRFRGWLYTVTLNKVRERARQPEVRQNYESLPAEGVAAPLNDALIETEFRTVVIRRAFELMRTDFSPQTWQGCWGHFMEGKTAAELGWTAGALRAAKFRVLSRLRRELAGMLD, translated from the coding sequence TTGGATACCACCCCCGTCAGCCTGCTGGAACGATTGCGTCAGCCGGGGGACGGACGGGCATGGTCGCGATTTGTTGATTTGTACAGCCCGCTTTTGCTTACTTGGGTGCGCCGGGCAGGGCTTCAGCAGGCTGATGCCGACGATGTCGTCCAAGACGTATTCGTGATCCTCGTCCGGCAATTGCCGCAGTTCATTTACAATCCCAACCAGCGTTTTCGCGGTTGGCTGTACACCGTCACCCTCAACAAAGTCCGCGAGCGAGCGCGGCAGCCCGAAGTGCGGCAAAATTACGAGTCGCTTCCTGCCGAAGGAGTCGCTGCACCGCTGAACGACGCCCTGATCGAAACGGAATTTCGCACGGTAGTCATTCGGCGGGCCTTCGAGTTGATGCGGACGGATTTCTCTCCCCAAACTTGGCAAGGTTGCTGGGGTCATTTCATGGAAGGCAAAACGGCAGCAGAACTTGGGTGGACAGCAGGTGCCTTGCGAGCGGCTAAGTTTCGCGTACTCAGCCGGTTACGGCGGGAATTGGCTGGCATGCTCGATTGA